From the genome of Deferribacteraceae bacterium V6Fe1:
GATAAAATATTCAGTGAATTAAAAGTAGATAAAGAGACATTTGATAATATAAAAAGTGAGATTGCATTTTTATCCCCTTACGAGATTTTTTGCAAAATTATTTCTGCCGATATTCTTAATTATAATGACAATAAAGTTTATTTTGAAAGATTCTTAGAGGAAGTTTTAAAAATCTCTGATAAACATAAAACTTTGGAAGATGTATTAGAATATTTTAATAAAAAGAAGGATATTACAATAAGTCTCAACGAAAATATAGAAGCTGTTAAAATAATGACAATTCACAAGTCGAAGGGGCTTGAAAGTCACACTGTCATAATCCCTTTTTACGATTGGAAACTTTACGATAAAGGGAAGTTAAAAGATGCATATCATGCCGTAAATATTGAAGAGTTTACAGGTGAGCCTGATTACTTGCTGATAAAGCTTACTAAGACGAGGGATTTTTTAAAAGATGGTAGAGATAAGTATTTTGAAAAGTTTAAAAATGAAATCGTTGAAAATTTAAATCTTATGTATGTTGCAAATACAAGAGCGAGGGAAAATCTTTTCATTATTGGGCATTATAAAAAGGATATTCAGGAAAATAGATACGGCAGACAAATATCGGCTTCCGATTTACTGCATATGATACTTGAAAATTCGGAATATGGTTGCAAGGCTGAGAAAACTTGTAATGAAAGATATATTGTAGGCGAAATGAAAAAATGCTCTAAAATTAAATATGAAGAAAAACCTGTAGAAGATGATAAAGTTGAGATAAATGCAAATTTTAGAGGGCATCTTAAAATATATGAAAAGGAAACATATCTTAATTTTGAAAAAAAGGAGAGACTAAAAGGTGAGCTGTTTCACTTGGGGATGTCTTTTCTTAGCAAAGTAGATTTTGAAAAAGATTTAAAAGCAATGATAAATGATGCTTATTTTAGAGCAGTAAATTTAATGAGATATTCAGATGAAGATGTCAAACCGTTAATGATGAAGGCTGTGTTAGACTTGAGGAAATATTTTGAAGATATAGATGCCTTTTGGAATGAAAAAGAGTTTGTGGACAGATATGGAAATATTATGCGTCTTGACCGTGTAGTAAAAATAGGTAGAGAGATTACCGTAATTGATTATAAAACAGGTGAAAAAGATTTAAGCCACGAGCTTCAGATGAGAAGGTATATGAAGATTTTTGATAACTGTAGAGGAATAATTTACTATTCAGATACTGGGGAGATATTTGATGTCGTTTAAGCTTTACAAGGTTGATTTGAGTATAAATTTTGTAAATTTTATATCTAAAAGGCTAAAGGGATTGGCGAAAAATTATGGCAAAGTTGTATTTATCTCTGCCAATAAAAGACCTATCAGATTTGTAGAAAAAAGTATTGATATTGATACTTCTTTAAAAACGGAATTTTATACAATAGAAGAGTTTGCAAGGACAGTGGTGACAAACTATTCTGATAATTTGCCTATTTTCCACACAAAAATTGAAAGGGAAATATATTTTCTCGATTTGATAAAAGGGGATGAAAATCTCAATAAAAGAATTGGGCTTGATGATGCAGGCCTTTTATCCTGGGCAAAGAGACTTTCAAGGCTATTTGATGAAATAGACAGGCAGCTTTTGGAAGATAGAATAAAAAACTTTCAATATATAGAAGCACTACCTGAGGCCGTAACTATCCTTGAAAACCTAAAAGACTTGTATGCTAAATATAGACGTGAAAATGAAAATATTACCTATGGTGGTGACATTTTCAGGCGGGCTGCCAAACTTACGTCCGAAGAAAGTTTCAGACAAAATTATACCGGGGCAATTTTTATCTTTACAGGGTTAGTTTACCTTTCAAACTCGGAAGTTGAAATAATTAAAAATATTGATGAGTTTGCAGATATAAATTTTTATGTGCAAACGGATTTGATGGATAGAGAAAGAGGGCTTGAGAGGTTTGAGACATTTAAGGTGGTGGACAATTTGATGGCAAAGCTTGGCAAATCAGTCAGAAATATTGAAGAGGAAGAGATAAAGCCTTATTCTTATGAGCCTTCAAAAATCTTTTTTTTCCAGTTTACAGATACCCACAATGAAGCAAAAAAGGCTGTAACACTAATTGAAGATAAATATAAATCTTTTAAAAATAAATATGACAGCAGTAATTTGGCAGTAATCCTTCCGGATTCAAAAACCCTTTTCCCGTTGCTATCTTATTTGGAAAATATAGACAATTTGAGCCTTAATATATCTTTGAGTATGCCATTAAAAAGCACGGAAGTGGGGGTATTTGTAGAAACACTTTTTATGCTTTTGGTTGATATTAAAAGAAAGGAAAGCATAGGTGTAGCAAATTCTGCTGATTCCAAAACTCTATTGAGATTTTTAAATTCAAGCCTTCTATCCCTTTTTAAAGAGCAAATTATTAACGATATTAATTGGATTAAAAATGAAATTGTCAAAAGTGAGGCTTCTGTTTTTCAACTTGATTCAAATAGAGCTGTTTTTAAAAAACTTTTAGCCCCTTTTTTACAAACTAAAAATTTAATACAGTTAGAAGAAGCATTTAAAAATCTATTTGATAATCTTGATGAAAGCAAATTGAGGCAGGAGACGGCAAAATTAAGTTTTCAAATTTTGCAGTACTTTTATTTTGAGGTAATAAATAATTTCAGATTGATTGACAAAGACAGATTTGGAGATTTGCCATTTTTTTATAAGCTGTTGAGTGAGATAATTAATGACATAATTATCCCATATGAGGGGCATCCGCTTCAGGGCATTCAGATAATGGGGATGCTTGAGGCGAGACTATTGACTTTTGAAAATATCGTAATTACTGACGTTAATGAAGGTGTACTGCCTTCAGGTGATAAAATTGACCCCCTTTTGCCTGAATCGGTGAAGATAGAGCTTGGTCTTACCTCTTTTAAAGAAAAAGAGATGTTGATGAGATACAATTTTTTCAGGCTCATCTATTCTGCAAAAAATACCTATATCCTTTTTAAATCAGGGGCAACAGGGAGTGATAAATTTATCCGTAGCAGGTTTGTAGAGCAGCTTTTGCTGATTAAAGAGAAAAATGAAAAAAGGGAGATTAAAATTGATTCTGTGCCCTTTTCTATACCGAGATTGAATAAGATTGAAAATTACATACCAAAAGGGGAAGTAGAGTCAAAATTTATTGACAGTATAAAACATTTTTCACCTTCTGCATTAAATAGTTATATGAAATGCCCTTATTCTTATTATTTAAAATATATCAAGGCTGTGCCTGATAGGGTAAGGTTTGACAGAGATTTTGAGGCAGATACCCTCGGCAGTATCGTTCATAAATATTTTGAGATACACTTTGGAAAAGTTTTAGGCAAAATCTTGGATGAAAAATTGCTTGATAATGTAGAGTATAAAATTTTAGAAGATATAAAGAGGCTACCTGAATTTTTATATGAAGATAGGGACAATAGAATAAAAAACTTTTTAGGAAGGCTGACAGAGTTTCAAATTGAAGGGTTGAAGATTATATTGGAAAGAAGAGTAAAAGATTACTTTAAAAATATTAAAAGTGCTGGAGAAATATTTAAGATATTGGAGACAGAAAAGGATATTGTCAATTTTGGTTTAAAATTAAAGGGGAGAATTGACAGGGTGGATGAGCTTAGGGATGGAAGGATAAGAGTGATTGATTACAAGACAGGCTCAGGGAAAAATACCCCTTATACAAGAAAAGTGGCAAAATTAATTGAAATGTTTGATGATATTAAAGATATATATGATGATAAAAACCTTACCCTTGTGAGAGACAGTCTTAACTCAGCACAGTTGCCATGCTATATTTTACTTGCAAGGGAATGTTACGAAAAAGATATTATTTCTGAAATTCATTATATCGGGAAGAAAGATAGGGATTTTAGAGAAGTGCTGACAGATGAAAATATTGATGATTATAAAAAATTAATAGATTATATAATGAGCCATATGAAAATGACAGATAAGATTTATGCCCTGCCAAAAGAAGATATTTGTAAATTTTGTGAGTATGAGAGTTTTTGTAAATTCAGCGTATAGGTGGTATCTATGATTAATAATACTTTGATAAAAAAGATATTTGAAGCGGCATACATCCAGAGGTGGAATGACCATTTAAGACCGTCTATGGGGTTTACGGAGCTTGACAAGCAGGCTCACAAGGTAATTATTGCGTATGTCATCGGTAAAATAGAAGAAACCCTTGGCAACAACTTTAACTGGCTAAAGCTTATTGAAGGTTCTGTTTTTGAGACACTTCAAAGGATAATCACTACAGATATCAAGCCGCCAATTTTCTACAAGCTCAAAAGTGTCCATGGGGAAAAATTCAATAAATGGATATATTCCGAAATAAAAGAAAAAATCGGTATCAATGACAGTCTTTTTTTTAAAAATCTTGAAAAATATTTATTTGATGAGAGCTACTGCTCCTTTGAGAAAAAGATTTTAAAGGCTGCCCACTATTTGGCAACTTATTGGGAATTTAAAATAATTTATGAGATGAATAAAAATTTATACGGTATCGAAAAGACAAGGGAAAATATCCTGTCAGAAATAGAAAATCACTATGACCTTGTTTCAGTGAAAGAGATAATGACAATCAGAGAGAATACAAGAAATTTTATCGACCTTGTAGGGCAATTAAGGTTTCAACAAAGATGGGCACATACTCCGCGAATGCCTGAAACAAGTGTGCTTGGACATATGTATATTGTTGCAGCACTTGGATATTTTGATAATTTTAATTTACAAATTTGTGATAGGCTAAAATACAATTATTTTTTTGGTGGTATTTTTCATGACTTACCTGAAGTGATGACAAGAGACATTATCTCTCCCGTGAAAAGGGGGGTAGAGGGGCTTGATGAGCTTCTCAAGGAGATTGAAATTCAGCAGATAAAGGAAAATGTGTTGCCACTATTGCCTAAGTCACTCCACTTAGAGATAGAATATTTTGTAAAAGATGAATTTGAATGCAAATTTCAAGAAGGTGGAAAAACTAAATTTGTTGGCAAAGAGGAGCTTTTTGAAAAATATAATGATGATAATTTTAATCCGGTAGACGGCAAAAAGATAAAGGAATACGATATAATCGCCGCATATTTTGAAGCCCTTATCTCCATTGAAAATGGCATTAAACCTATTACCCTTTTGCAAGCAAAGGAAAATATGGAGAAAAAATACAAATTTTTAAATATTTTTATCAATGAGTAATATTTTATTATTAATTTACAGCCTGTAAAAATACGTTAACAGTATCCGCAGATGTAAGCAGAATATAATTATTCAAAAGTGGTAAAGCTAAATATCGCCTCACTGGTTTCGATATTCTTACTTACGTTTTTAAAGCTCAGCCCCCTTGTTTTGCCCACATTAACGATAGGTTCATTTTCAAGAACACAATACCCATCCTTGTTTGTATGGCAAGAAGGAATGTTTAATTCGCATTTTCCGTCATTACCCAATGTTGTCGCAAAAAGCTGCAATACTTCTCTGCCGTAGGGTGGGGCAATTTCTATATTTTCCGCAACTACGTAATTCGTATTGACAAGTTCGCCGGCTATCTTACCTTTAAATTCATCTCCATAAACACCTATAGGCAACAGGTAGCTGAATTTTTCATTTTTGTTGAATACGTGTCCTACAATATAATAGCAAATGGGTTGATTTGTATTTATAACAAGGTCGACTTTGTCTCCTGCATTCAGGTCAATACCTTCGCCTGTACCATACCCCTTAAACCCAATTTTTACCTTAAGGTTTGACCTTGTAACATTTCCGGTAAGTAGAGCGTAATCAAAATTTTGATATTGTGGCTGAAATTGTGCATTAATTATTTTTGAATCAAATATTAGGGAATAATTTTTTATGCTATTATAATTTTTATTATAAAGATTCATGTTTAGCAATATCTTATTATTTATAACCTCGTAATTTCCTCTTAGAAGAAATTCAGCATTTTCAGGGGTGTCAACCGAATCTGTTTTCTGTGCGAGCATTGTTTTTAATAATTTTGAAAATTCTGTAATCTCCTCTGACATTTTTGGTTTTACAGGAAAAATGTAAATTTTATTGAATGTCAGCTCTTTTGATATGATGTTGACTACAGTGTCAAGGGAGTCAGGGGTTTGCTGAATTTTAACAAGTTGGTCTTTGATTTCACTTTCGGTAATATCAATTACAGGAAAATTAGAATGCCCGAGAATTATTGCAACGGTTTTGTATTTTTCAAGAAGCTTCAGGTTGCTTAATATTTTCAGCAAATAATCGTATTTTAAAGATGAGTTATTTGTTTGCTCCGACATAGTTTTTAATTTATTGGTTTCTACTGTAAGTTTTTCTATTTCATTTATGTAAGCACTCAAACTGTTTTCAGATGAAAGGATTGCAATCACCTTGTCATCATCTTGATATTCAAACTTGATCCCCAACAGAGGGATTTCAGATGAAGTTTTGATAATACTTGTTGCTGCACTTGACTTAATTTCATTATTTAGGACTTTTTGGACTCTTTCAAAGTCACTTTTGATGTTTACAGAAATTTGCGTGGCAAGATCAGCAAGGGCTTCTTTTTTGGCAATTTCCCTATCTTGCCCATAGCCTATTCCGAAAATCTCTTTATTCTCAGCCATTACATTTGTAAAGCTTATCAATAAAACAATTATGGCAAAGATTTTTTTCATACTTAATCCTCTTATAATGTTAGATTACTCTATTCCACTTATTTTAAGCTCTTTAGGATATTCTATGTCAAATTTCAAGTTAAGCTTTCGGTTTGATTTGGCAGGTATATTGACTTGCCAAATTATTATTCCGTCTTTTGAAATGGCTGCATCTTTATCAGTAGGTGTTTCCAAATGTGTTTTTATCTGTTCATTCAATGATATAGGGTAGCTGTCTTTTACCTCGATTCCTACTTCTTTTGATTTGCCGTTTTGGATATCTATCTCATACTCAAAGAATATCTTTTCAGATTTTGAAACGATTCCTGAATATTCGGTAAATTTTTTAAGTCTTTTTCGTTCAACTTTTAAAGATTCATCCACTCCCAAAGGGAGCTGAATCTGTTCGGCAGGAGCTTTTGTGCTCGACAAATTTTCAGTATTTAAAAATTTCCCGTCTACGAAAATGTTAACTTTGCCGGCAAAAAGCGGGAATTCAAATGGGTTGTTGAAGAGCCCTGTAAGAAATACATATGGTGACTTTTTAGGTATCGCGACATATTTTATTAGCTTTTCCTTTAAGTTGTTTTTTGTAATTTTTTTAGAAGCTATAAATACTTTATGAGGCTGATTATCTGAAGGCACAGTAACAGTATCTCTTAATATAAAGCTAAAAGATATGCCCTCTTCCTTAACAGCAGGTTCATTTGAGTCAACACCAGCCAACTTATCCTCAATTTCTTCAGGTATCAAGGCCTTGGATGCCCTCATCTCCTTGTAAAAAACCGGTTGGGAAGGTTTGTAAATATCCACATACCATGGTGATACATCCGAAAATTTGGCTGATACGGATTTGGCCGTGGAAATTTCCATAGTCACATTTTCCCAATTCTCTCCAGTGCTTTGCGTGATATTTGTATAGATATCAAAAGTTATTGAATCGTTGGAAGTATCTACATCAGCATTGTAAAGAGGGCTCCAACCTGCACCGTTTACAAGATAGCTTAATTCTATTTTTGATTCCGCAGTTTTAAAACCTTTTACCGTGAGAATAATGTTTTTTGATTCCTTATTTTGACCTCCGATGTTTGAAAGCTCATTTTTCAGTTTGTCTTTTTCTTTATTAAGAGTAGAGATTTCAGTTTCAATTTTAGCCAAATCTTTGTAGGATTTTTTCAGGCTGTTTTCCAGGAAGTTAGAGTAATTTTGTAGTTCGGCAGCAGTTAATTTTAAGCTTGCTGAAAAAGGGTTGGACTTGCCGATAATATCAATAAAATTTTCTGTAGCCTTTTTTTCTTGTCCGAGCATTTTTATTTTGTTTTCTACCTCTTTTATTTGTTGCAAAAGCAGATTTATTTTTTCTTCATTTGCAGCTGAAGTATAGCTTTTTTCAACCTTTACATCTACTATTTTGCCAATATTTTTGTCGATAGAAGCCTGAATTGTATTATCTATGACGTTTGTAGTTAATCCTTTTATAATGAATAAGTTTTCCCCTTTTGTTATGTTTATTTTTCCGCTTCTGTTAATAAGTGCCGAATCTATAAATACCGTAACCTTTTCAATTTTAGTATTTGTTTCAGAGTAAGGATAACAAAATCCATAAATGGTAAAGATAATTACAAAAACATATAGCAGTTTTTTCATAACAGCCCCCTTTATTTTAACTTTTTATTTTTGCCTATCAGAAAATATGAAATTCCAAAAATAATAGAAATCAGTCCAAATAAGAGCTCAATTTTAGAGTTTATTGGAAATATTTCTTTAATAGTAATACAAACTATTCCAATTATCACTGAAAATAATAAAATAATCACCCATACCACTTTTTCATTTCCATTAAATTTTCCGCTTATTGCATCAATAAATGCTAATACAGATACTAATATTCCTATGCCTGCTGGCCCTGCATCAACGCTTGCAAGTAGTATCCATAAAATTACAACAACTAAAGAAATACCTATTATTTTAAAATAATTTTTGTTCTTATCGTTTGATATACTCATTTTTATCCCTCGCCGTGTAATATAAAGACAGCCCAATAAAACGGGTTATGGTATTTAGATTTTATATAGTTTTTTGCGAGTTTGACTGACTCAGACTTACTCTTGCCAGATTTAAGGTTAGTATAAAGTTCTTCCATATATTCCACTGCTGGCTCAGATGCTACTTCCCAAAGGCTAACCAAAACCGAACTTGCTCCAGCTTGCTGAAATGCTCTTGCAAAATTGGCGACACCTTCCCCCTCTATCTCTTTTCCTACTCCTGTGACGCAAGCTGATAATACCACAAGGTCTGCATTGATTTTCATCTTTGAAACTTCGCTCAGTGTTAAAAAACCATCATCATTTTTATTTTCCACTTGACCAAGCAGTATAAATGGCTCTTTTATCCCTTGAATCATTCCAGGCAGTGATGCATGGGTTGCAAAATGAAGGTATTTATAATCCTCTGGTCTTATTAATTTAAAATTGGTTTCATTTGCTTCTACCCCAAAAAGAATGTCCGGTGGCTCTGGCTTAGTCCCCATTATTTTCGCGATCTTTTTTATTTCAGTTTCGGTTTCAGGTAAAAGGGGAAATTCTATCTTATTATTTTCACTTTTTGTCGTTGCTCCCCATTTTACATTTATTGCAAGTGCTCTAAATGCATATTTACTTTTATCGT
Proteins encoded in this window:
- a CDS encoding PD-(D/E)XK nuclease family protein — protein: MSFKLYKVDLSINFVNFISKRLKGLAKNYGKVVFISANKRPIRFVEKSIDIDTSLKTEFYTIEEFARTVVTNYSDNLPIFHTKIEREIYFLDLIKGDENLNKRIGLDDAGLLSWAKRLSRLFDEIDRQLLEDRIKNFQYIEALPEAVTILENLKDLYAKYRRENENITYGGDIFRRAAKLTSEESFRQNYTGAIFIFTGLVYLSNSEVEIIKNIDEFADINFYVQTDLMDRERGLERFETFKVVDNLMAKLGKSVRNIEEEEIKPYSYEPSKIFFFQFTDTHNEAKKAVTLIEDKYKSFKNKYDSSNLAVILPDSKTLFPLLSYLENIDNLSLNISLSMPLKSTEVGVFVETLFMLLVDIKRKESIGVANSADSKTLLRFLNSSLLSLFKEQIINDINWIKNEIVKSEASVFQLDSNRAVFKKLLAPFLQTKNLIQLEEAFKNLFDNLDESKLRQETAKLSFQILQYFYFEVINNFRLIDKDRFGDLPFFYKLLSEIINDIIIPYEGHPLQGIQIMGMLEARLLTFENIVITDVNEGVLPSGDKIDPLLPESVKIELGLTSFKEKEMLMRYNFFRLIYSAKNTYILFKSGATGSDKFIRSRFVEQLLLIKEKNEKREIKIDSVPFSIPRLNKIENYIPKGEVESKFIDSIKHFSPSALNSYMKCPYSYYLKYIKAVPDRVRFDRDFEADTLGSIVHKYFEIHFGKVLGKILDEKLLDNVEYKILEDIKRLPEFLYEDRDNRIKNFLGRLTEFQIEGLKIILERRVKDYFKNIKSAGEIFKILETEKDIVNFGLKLKGRIDRVDELRDGRIRVIDYKTGSGKNTPYTRKVAKLIEMFDDIKDIYDDKNLTLVRDSLNSAQLPCYILLARECYEKDIISEIHYIGKKDRDFREVLTDENIDDYKKLIDYIMSHMKMTDKIYALPKEDICKFCEYESFCKFSV
- a CDS encoding mucoidy inhibitor MuiA family protein; this encodes MKKLLYVFVIIFTIYGFCYPYSETNTKIEKVTVFIDSALINRSGKINITKGENLFIIKGLTTNVIDNTIQASIDKNIGKIVDVKVEKSYTSAANEEKINLLLQQIKEVENKIKMLGQEKKATENFIDIIGKSNPFSASLKLTAAELQNYSNFLENSLKKSYKDLAKIETEISTLNKEKDKLKNELSNIGGQNKESKNIILTVKGFKTAESKIELSYLVNGAGWSPLYNADVDTSNDSITFDIYTNITQSTGENWENVTMEISTAKSVSAKFSDVSPWYVDIYKPSQPVFYKEMRASKALIPEEIEDKLAGVDSNEPAVKEEGISFSFILRDTVTVPSDNQPHKVFIASKKITKNNLKEKLIKYVAIPKKSPYVFLTGLFNNPFEFPLFAGKVNIFVDGKFLNTENLSSTKAPAEQIQLPLGVDESLKVERKRLKKFTEYSGIVSKSEKIFFEYEIDIQNGKSKEVGIEVKDSYPISLNEQIKTHLETPTDKDAAISKDGIIIWQVNIPAKSNRKLNLKFDIEYPKELKISGIE
- a CDS encoding LPP20 family lipoprotein — its product is MKKIFAIIVLLISFTNVMAENKEIFGIGYGQDREIAKKEALADLATQISVNIKSDFERVQKVLNNEIKSSAATSIIKTSSEIPLLGIKFEYQDDDKVIAILSSENSLSAYINEIEKLTVETNKLKTMSEQTNNSSLKYDYLLKILSNLKLLEKYKTVAIILGHSNFPVIDITESEIKDQLVKIQQTPDSLDTVVNIISKELTFNKIYIFPVKPKMSEEITEFSKLLKTMLAQKTDSVDTPENAEFLLRGNYEVINNKILLNMNLYNKNYNSIKNYSLIFDSKIINAQFQPQYQNFDYALLTGNVTRSNLKVKIGFKGYGTGEGIDLNAGDKVDLVINTNQPICYYIVGHVFNKNEKFSYLLPIGVYGDEFKGKIAGELVNTNYVVAENIEIAPPYGREVLQLFATTLGNDGKCELNIPSCHTNKDGYCVLENEPIVNVGKTRGLSFKNVSKNIETSEAIFSFTTFE
- a CDS encoding HD domain-containing protein; protein product: MINNTLIKKIFEAAYIQRWNDHLRPSMGFTELDKQAHKVIIAYVIGKIEETLGNNFNWLKLIEGSVFETLQRIITTDIKPPIFYKLKSVHGEKFNKWIYSEIKEKIGINDSLFFKNLEKYLFDESYCSFEKKILKAAHYLATYWEFKIIYEMNKNLYGIEKTRENILSEIENHYDLVSVKEIMTIRENTRNFIDLVGQLRFQQRWAHTPRMPETSVLGHMYIVAALGYFDNFNLQICDRLKYNYFFGGIFHDLPEVMTRDIISPVKRGVEGLDELLKEIEIQQIKENVLPLLPKSLHLEIEYFVKDEFECKFQEGGKTKFVGKEELFEKYNDDNFNPVDGKKIKEYDIIAAYFEALISIENGIKPITLLQAKENMEKKYKFLNIFINE